Proteins from a genomic interval of Cyclopterus lumpus isolate fCycLum1 chromosome 18, fCycLum1.pri, whole genome shotgun sequence:
- the mfap3l gene encoding microfibrillar-associated protein 3-like has translation MTLSPSPRMTHRHLEKMHRTGGYVFLVLASLVASRTTGALSGDAARDGNQTGNGNVTDGGFVPVVFTKVNQIIAREGTCAVIDCNVTGEPFPSVQWFNSHGERLDTEMNGEKWELLDAGVLNITSIEFADRGKYTCMASNVHGSSNGTVTLRVVITKGDMGVYYMVVCLVTFTIIMALNVTRLCMMSSHLKKTEKAINEFFRTEGAEKLQKAFEIAKRIPIITSAKTLELAKVTQFKTMEFARYIEELARSIPLPPLIMNCRTFMEDILEVVGVEDMRHTFIRQAPEGFRDTVSRAIGGRDVFTILQERELEQGRERERSESPAADSDNSSVQEQPQHIAIQVSVHPQLAITNYCSIDGPGQQEAPPSSPPPSSPPPSSPPPPSSPPPPSTPPPSSPPPSSPPPSPPSTPPPSPPSTPPPSSPPPVASLDHEEQPEEEEEEGDPAVEQEAPEPTEANAPPPCQVFYESHV, from the exons ATGACACTGTCTCCTTCCCCTCGGATGACACACCGGCACTTGGAGAAAATGCACAGGACCGGCGGATACGTTTTTCTGGTCCTGGCGTCCCTTGTCGCCTCCCGCACCACCGGGGCCTTATCGGGGGACGCCGCCCGCGACGGAAACCAAACGGGAAACGGCAACGTGACAGACGGCGGATTTGTCCCGGTCGTGTTCACCAAAGTGAACCAGATAATTGCCCGCGAGGGAACCTGCGCGGTGATTGATTGCAACGTCACCGGAGAGCCGTTCCCCAGCGTCCAGTGGTTCAACTCCCACGGAGAGCGTCTGGACACGGAGATGAACG gTGAGAAGTGGGAGCTGCTGGACGCCGGCGTCCTTAACATCACGAGCATCGAGTTCGCGGACCGCGGGAAGTACACCTGCATGGCGTCCAACGTGCACGGCAGCTCCAACGGCACCGTGACGCTGCGCGTGGTCATCACCAAGGGCGACATGGGCGTGTACTACATGGTGGTGTGTCTGGTcaccttcaccatcatcatggcGCTGAACGTCACGCGCCTCTGCATGATGAGCAGCCACCTGAAGAAGACGGAGAAGGCCATCAACGAGTTCTTCCGCACCGAGGGCGCCGAGAAGCTGCAGAAGGCCTTCGAGATCGCCAAGCGGATTCCCATCATCACCTCGGCCAAGACGCTGGAGCTGGCCAAGGTCACGCAGTTCAAGACCATGGAGTTTGCGCGCTACATCGAGGAGCTGGCGCGCAGCATCCCGCTGCCGCCGCTCATCATGAACTGCCGCACCTTCATGGAGGATATCCTGGAGGTGGTGGGCGTGGAGGACATGAGGCACACCTTCATCCGACAGGCGCCCGAGGGCTTCCGCGACACGGTGAGCAGGGCCATCGGCGGGAGGGACGTCTTCACCATCCTGCAGGAGAGGGAGCTGGAGCAAGGGAGGGAGCGCGAGCGCAGCGAGTCGCCCGCCGCCGACTCGGACAACTCGTCGGTCCAGGAGCAGCCGCAGCACATCGCCATCCAGGTGTCGGTGCACCCGCAGCTCGCCATCACTAATTACTGCAGCATCGATGGCCCGGGGCAGCAAGAGGCGCCGCCCTCCTCGCCTCCGCCCTCCTCGCCTCCGCCCTCCTCGCCTCCGCCCCCATCGTCGCCTCCGCCCCCCTCCACGCCTCCGCCCTCCTCGCCTCCaccctcctcgcctcctccctccccaccctccacgcctcccccctccccaccctccacgcctcccccttcctccccgcCACCCGTCGCCTCCCTCGACCACGAGGAGCagcccgaggaggaggaggaggagggcgaccCGGCCGTCGAGCAGGAGGCGCCCGAGCCGACAGAAGCGAATGCTCCGCCTCCCTGCCAGGTGTTCTACGAGAGCCACGTGTGA